The genomic DNA ATTAATTGTGTTCTTCCGTCAATACGTCCAGCATTTTTCATGATATAAGCCTCCAAGTAATCTTTGTAGTTTAATGAAACACTTTTTTATATCGATAAGCAACAAACACGGCCAGCAAAATACTGACTACGGCAATCGAAATATCCAGAATGAACACGGAAGTAATTCCGAGGCTCTTGGACATGCCCCCGGTAGCTAACGGCATCAGGATGAACGAAAGACTGGCTGCAATGTTCACGAGAGAAGTCGTAGTCCCTTTGTTTTTGCGGAAGAATTCCGTCATAACGGTGAGAGCAATTTGGAATATACCTGCGGTAGACAATCCGATTAAGAACGAACTGATTATCGTAGCGGCAGGATTGTGCCAAGTAATTAAAGCCAGCAAGGAAAGCAGGGCAATAAACGGATATACAATCATGACAGTAACCGGTTTAATGAATCTGCCAAGTACCACGGCTAACAGAATAACGGAAACCAGCGAACCTATACTATAGTAGCTCAGCAGTTTAATAGCATTGGCTTTCTCCATACCCAAAGCCTCTTGCCCAAAGGTAGGAAGCCATAGCTGCACGACCATGAACAATACAGTGGAAGTAAACCCGATAATGATCAGGGACAGACCCTCTTGCCAAAACTTAGGCTCGGTGCGGAATGTATCCACTGATTGGGCAACCTCGGTTGGAGCTTTTTGTTCCTCAGCCTTGTGATTAGGGAAGGCTGTCATCGACAAGAAGATACCGCTCAGCAGATAAATACCTGCCGGAATAAAGAAGGAGTAGCCATAGAACATATTGTGATCGATAAAGAATGCAATCATGAACGGAATAACAATGGCACCGATAGAAACGGATGCTTTGACCAAGACCGTTGCAGATCCGGCTTTTGTTCCGAACCCTTCAATTAATGCGGGATACGTTCCCGAATCCATCATGGAGTTACAAAGCCCTGCGATAATAGCAAATACGAAAGCCAACGTATAGTTGGGTGCAAGGGGAATACCGATCAGGAAAATTAAATAAGCAAATGATGCAATCACAACGAGCGGCTTTCTTCCATACTTGTCTGACATTTTCCCGGCTACCCCGAGCGCCAGC from Paenibacillus sp. FSL R10-2782 includes the following:
- a CDS encoding MFS transporter, with amino-acid sequence MKNPYIRMATGLYINYFLLGMINVILSSNMSFLTVQLNTDKAAIGYLVSAIGIGKLLALGVAGKMSDKYGRKPLVVIASFAYLIFLIGIPLAPNYTLAFVFAIIAGLCNSMMDSGTYPALIEGFGTKAGSATVLVKASVSIGAIVIPFMIAFFIDHNMFYGYSFFIPAGIYLLSGIFLSMTAFPNHKAEEQKAPTEVAQSVDTFRTEPKFWQEGLSLIIIGFTSTVLFMVVQLWLPTFGQEALGMEKANAIKLLSYYSIGSLVSVILLAVVLGRFIKPVTVMIVYPFIALLSLLALITWHNPAATIISSFLIGLSTAGIFQIALTVMTEFFRKNKGTTTSLVNIAASLSFILMPLATGGMSKSLGITSVFILDISIAVVSILLAVFVAYRYKKVFH